From the genome of Asterias rubens chromosome 13, eAstRub1.3, whole genome shotgun sequence:
GGGATATGAATGCATCTCactgcgggggggggggggggggggggggggggtcgggttATCAACATCTCTCAGTAGACTCTCCTTTCATTCAAGATTAAAGGGGTGGTATTACTCTGACCGAAACCTGAGATTCTATTCTTCAATCTTAGTGTGAAGCTATAGTCCAGATTCCTTCAAAGTTCTACATCTTATCCAACCATGGGGATTACCTCCATGATCCAACTGCTAGTGCCAGAGTAATGGGTTCGTAAGGGTTAGCGCCAGTACTCATAGCAGACAATAAAATTGCTCATCATATATGTCACATATAAATATGTTAAGTCCAAACAATTTGGTAGTAGTGATTTAGGAGATGTGGGAAATGTAGGGTTACGGCCACACTCGATGCAAACTGTCAAGTTTGTAAGGATTAAtaaaaaattagtttcaatTGATTGACTGATATAGACCTAAccattttatgatttttatgggtacattttttgttaagtttaaaCTGGtacaaatgttgtttttggtttgattgGACAAAGAAAAGTTTTCTAAAGCAGCATTTGAACCAATAGGCCTAACCTCCAAATAAACAGCAATTCAAATTTGTCAACATCCATTTCTTGATTCTATCTTCAGAAGAAATAATTTAAAAGGATGTTTATTACTAACCTTaccttttttgttaaaaagtaaactttctGATAAAAACTACAGAATTTATTTTTGGGGTCATTTCCAAAGTACCTTTAAGGGACTCCTTAAACAACCTGACAGTTTAAGCGCGTGCTGTGATCAACAAAAACCTTAACCACAGGAACTCtgcaaataataatacacaatacaaacattttgtggTGCTTTTTCTGTGGTTGTTATTGTGGCGGGGTTTGTTTATTCTTCAGCACTCTACATTGATTGGATTTCTAATTGAATGGCTATTGAATAATTTTTTAAGACCAAATGAAAGGTTATTTTCCTTACAGCTGCAGGCCCAACTTCAtcatagctgcttaagcacaaaatacagctaagcacaacaaaattatgcttaccagagtaaggttatAAGCTAAAGTACCAATTGAAAGGTAATTTTCCAAACagcaggcccaatttcatagctgttTGAGCACAAAAtgcagctaagcacaataaaattatgctaaccGGAATAAggttggttaccagccaaaataccatgtcacttTACTAAAGTGTTCTAGACAACATGATCGGCCATTTTCTGGAGTAAAAAATACAATAGCTCGTGCCGTGGGAACGActtaataaaaggaaaaccggaccggaaaaccatgcaatttcaagacATATTTGAAAGaaccatctttctaaccaatatATGTTTAtgaattttataataaacggtttgAATAACTCTCCATATGGTGCCACCACCTTCATCAGTTCATAACCttgtcactcatttttacaaaaagggatttatctcattgaggtaaattagagactatattatttcatatcgaatgaaaaggtggtggcgctaTACGAAAACTTTTCCTCCAATTATATAAGCCTAGACGGTTTTTTTCCAACCAACATGCCAAAACCCCCTGTTCCAACCCCTTCCCCTGTCTGTAACCAAAATGGCCCACCATTCTTTGTTGTCTAGCGAGCTCACTGGAAATTCAGCTCACTCTCTGCTGTGCACAATTCTTACCTCATCATCCACCACACATTTCAAACACCAAACAAATGTCTCCCTTTCACTTTCAGCATTGGTTTTTTTTCCGCCAGGTATCCACGTCTAAAAACGTACCTTGACGAAAGATTATCAAGTACCAAGGTCGGTGGAGCAATGAACCGATCAAGAAATACCAAAAGCAAGAGATTGTTCAGGCTCACTAACTGCACAAGagcaaacaaaaaactgctTTCAAAATGAATGCTTTGATGGTGTGTATGTACTGTAGCGCTTGCAAAGCACATGGAGCCCTTTCTGTGTGCGTTTGTGTAATACATTGTTTACATTCCGATATTGCTGTGCGCACCGCGATATCAGTGTGTATGGTGGCCATGAAATGACATTAAGAAATTCATAATGTCTGCGCTCGAAAATACGGAAGGCACTAAATACTAAACTCCACAGCGGTTCGGCCCATCGGAGAATACCCGAGCGATAATGaccttatgacgtcattttgcatatgcttgcatcttttagacatgaaaatattaacaaccaggtcctagtggtcagtccactcttatgtaacaactccccaagcctgctgctacaaatgtacttgaataaagaggtctgaagcagtgcttgcatcttttaaacatgaaaatataaacaaccaggtcccaatggttagtccactcttatgtaacaactccccaaacctgctgctacaaatgtactttaatatagaggtctgaagcagtactgatcttttagacatgaaaatattaacaaccaggtcctagtggttagtccactcttatgtaacagaTCCCCAagcctgctgctacaaatgtacttgaataaagaggtctgaagcagtgcttgcatcttttaaacaaaaatataaacaaccaggtcccagtggttagtccactcttatgtaacaactccccaaacctgctgctacaaatgtacttgaataaagaggtctgaagcagtacttgAATCTTTTAGACATTAAatcattaacaaccaggtcctagtggttagtacactcttatgtaacaactccccaaacctgctgcgtggGGGATCGTCGCGAACCGTGCCGGAATGTTCCGAGAGCACACGAAAAGTTCCGAACCGCTGTAGAGGTTAGTTTTTAGTGCCTTCCTCGAAATACATGGGCCTGCATGCATGGCGCGCATGTACACGGACGGGTAGCTAACTTCGCTCCACTGCTACTCGCTGCAAAAAATAGCACAGCGGGACGGGAAGGGGAGGGGCAGAATGACTGAGCTTATTTAGAGCTTATTTAGTGGGGaggtaagaaaataaaaaaaataaagaaataaacaatcagTGAAGCGGGCAAACATAAACAAGagtaaaatattgtgaaatgATCCACCTAATATaccatcaattcaattcaatcaacatttgttttcatatttggGAAAGAGAGAATAGTCAACAAATGAAGTACaattatataaattaaaaacagtCAAGAGctggtcaagaaaaaaaaattaatggaaatgaaataaaaataataactataTTTGGATACGGAGAAACCAACATGGGGGCTTTATGAGAGGCTTGTTTATcagtgacaaaacaaaataatttacagcAAAAACAgaagcaacaaacaaacaaaacatttaaaatttaacTCAAACTATCAATAATACTCACATTTAAAATCAAGGGCaataaaatttgaactttggtcagcgaagttgcaatagaaaaatgaaagaacaaccacccttgttgcactttgtgtgctttcagatgcctaataaaaaggcttcaggcctgaagtcttttaatatttgagtgagaaacgacttctctcaaaaactatacgttacttcacaggtttctcatgaatgtttgttttactATCCAACAGCCTCCATTGCTCGATAACATgccaacaatgggagacttttgaacgctaggtggcagcagacttaccaggtaaatttccattgttaacgtagttctgagcctgcgcacatgacagagaacaatggattttacccggtaagtctgctgccaccaagcgtcccaaaagtctcccattattttgagtaattagtgcCAGTCTAGCTATTATACTACTTACTCTACTCATGGAGGCTCTACCTATGctctactactactactagacATCGTCCGTAaggtttcaaaataattttaacagtAACACCTCATTGTGTAATATTTTTCTGGAAAATGTTGACAATGAATTATGATATATTTTAAAGAATTATGTTGAGTATCGCAAAGTATACAACATGACTACATAATAGATAAGACCTTCCCCGGTGTGCTTGTTCAACTCGTTTTTAGCGTGGTCTTTGAAAGGAGTTTGCAATGGGTAGAAAGACGTTGTAAaatagaatacagtgatcctcaaaaaaagaaaacacgcctcgaaattgcacggttttcattttacctcttcgactaacacggtcggccatttatggaagtcaaatttgtgactcccataaaatggccgaccgtgttagttcgcaaagtaaaagaaaatcacgcaatttcgaggcaaatttgtgtggatcatattgtattctacttttataacatctttccaacaattgcattttataacaaacggttataaacgctttttataaaccaactcgtGGGAACTTCAACATAGCCATAGGCCAATTTGAGCCTAAATGCACTTATACGTGACTGTGTCTATAATATCAAATTTGAACATTGATAAGGTCTAGCTACGGGCTTTTACTCTACTAGACTGAGATAATTTCTACATCTTCCTTTTGGTTTCAAAGTGACTTGATCTAAGATGCCATATCCCTGTCCAGgtacaaggtcaaaggtgaactTGTGGAGCAGTCTAGCGAGCAGTACACGAGCCTCAAtctataaaaagtaaaaaattaaaaaattaaataaaataaaaattaaattctCATTATTGAGATGTGTAGTTGAACCCATTATGAACATATGTGATTTTGAACACAAAGGACACAATAATATGTGGGTGTTAAGAGCAACAGACTAAAACTATGATGTTTCTGTAGAGTGTGGGTCAGAGTCCCAGacgtgacacatgtgtccttaaatACACTTAACTATgatgctgcgtccttcggataggacgtaaagccgttggtcccgtgtgttgtttaACGCACGTAAATGACCTATACATTGCACTTgtcataaagagaaggggtttgcccggtgttcctggtttgattgacagCATATTGTGCCCCagttgtaaaccattacaaggtgctagaggtaggtctcataattcaaacgcaaGTCCCACGTTGCATGAAAATACTTACTATTATTCCtagagcgtcactgagtggtGGATATGAGCGCTTTATTttgaagccactattattaatattataccaTATTATTGTAAATTATGACCATATAGTTTACAGAATCAGTTTCTCACCAATGCAAACTGTTTACCGATACAGGAACGCGTTCCAGACGAAAAAGGAAAATACGTGTACTCCattctgaaaacaaaaagataaattaCATCACATATACTTCttgctcaattagtcatcaaaattgcaagaagataatgaaaaaagaaaagaaaaaaccttgttgcacaaattcccgtactttcagatgcataataaaaggcttttggCCCACAGTTAATTAatatttcctctttctcaaaaactacgttcttCGGCGGGAGCCGTTATACTCGCAATGTTGTATACATGATTAACAGCccgttgcttgttacaaagcaagttccccattgctcgttaccaagtgctTTATTTAAAACAGGTAATCCAAAACcgtcttttaaacaaaatatactcCTCTTACATGTTTGCACCAGCCATGAAGCGATCGGGATCAAACTTCATCGGGTCAGGAAAATACTCTTCCATTTTCGCCATATGCGAGGTCACCTTTAAGACCAAAGACAAAAAACAGCAGCTTTAGTAAATCAAATAGTGCCGCCCTCCTCCCAAAGGTGCCTTCTTCCCGAGTTGCCCTGTTCCCGAGGTGCCCTCTTCCCCGTTGTTCCATCTTCCCATCAGGGCATGCCCTCTTCCAGATGCGCCCTCTTCCCAGGGCATGCCCTCTTCCCAAAGGAGCCCTCTTCCAAACGGTGCCCTCTTCCCAAGGTGCCCTCTTCCCAAGGTGCCCTCTTCCCAAGGTGCCCTCTTCCCAAGATGATGCCCTCTTCCCGATGTGCCCTCTTCCCAAAGGTTCCCTGCTCCTGAAATGCCCTGTGCCCGAGGTTCCCGAGGTGCCCTGTTCATGAAGTGCCCTATTTCCGATGTGCCCTCTCCCGGAAATGCCCTCTTATGTCCTCTCTTCCTAAGAAGTGGCCCTCATCCCAGCCTGAATAGTATtaaataaaccaaaataaaattcttTCGGTCTCTTTAAAGATACAAGCCACCAATTATCGACTACTAATTACCCCTACTACAGCTCCTTTTGGTATcttgtaacctttgacctctatATCATGAGCGAGCTCACGTAAGGTGCCGCTGACTGGAGACCACAACCTCAGAGTTTCTTTCAAAacctaaaaatataaacaacaatCTCTATAAATAACGTCATGATACTTTAATCAAAGCCATTGGATGACCCAGAAGAACTGGTAGTTGGGGGCAAATCTTTTtaacaagaagtcccctcgaCCCACTAAAGTTAATAAAGTCCCTGCCGATGTTTTGTCTTCCTTTCCCAGTAATTAAAAGCAGGacatttcagaactgagaagtctctcgaattccgaaaatctaatCCACGGTAGAATCACAAGATGCCTACAGGAAgaaagttctcaaaagaacaataaTCTGCCTGCAGCAGATACACATAaatgcatggtgttaccgcaaaccaatatcATCAATCCCTTACATTGAACTAATCAAGGGAATTACCGTAAAAAATTCTCAAATTAGTTGAACGAACCTGCATCATGTACCCGAGTTTGCCAACATCAGAAGACTTAAGCTGATCATTATCTCCCATTACGGCATCTACTTCAGTTCTCACTCTGAGAGattaatcataatcataaaaccAAGAGACTGTTCCTTTGAGTAAggagaaactgtggataagGCGACTtcagatcagggcccaatttcatagagctgctaagcacacaaatttgcttagcatgaaatttcttccttgataaaaacaggattaccaaccaaatttccatgtgttgcatattgcttgttgctggtactcagctgttgtttgcttatcctgaaaatcacgtggaaatttggttgcttaatcctgttttatcaaggaagaaatttcatgctaagcaaatttttatgctaagcagctctatgaaatcgggcccagaccattcaaccccgtGGTCTGAACATCCAGGAAGGGACTCAACCCTTTGTCTTTGCACAGATATCCGCTCCTCTTTAATCTGCCTCATTAACTAATTAATCACTTTTTCTCCCTCTTTCCACCCTTCATAAAAGTTATTGTCGTTTGTGTTTTCATCTCCTTGTGATCAAACCAGCCTCAAGCTTTCAATCCACCCCCTTTGActccctattcattgtttacctcTTGGGGGcgtctgtgtgctttctgactatttttcagcctttgagaaagactctgctaacgtgtcgaaacatcagaccattaactattttttttttaattaataccATAAGTCCTCTTAGTTGTTAAGacgtttgcaacagctaattttctcaaaaagataAGCGGCAAGATTTGTGGAAATCACAAAATCACGTCTCGCCCCTCTTTTAATGAAACCTATTCCTTAATAATATTGCTTTATACCTGTGCATAACTTCCGGATGGTTACCAAGTTCAAGCAAGCAGAAGCCGAGGAGATTGGAGGTAGTTTCCTGACCTAAAACATTAAATACCAAAATATTATATTCATAAATGATTCAATCAAtccattaaataaataaatcaatcaatcaacaaaaaatcaattcCAATATAGACCATAACTCATTTAATACATCAATTGGGGACTTtaagacgcttggtggcagcatacttaccaagtaaaatccattgttctcgttAATGTTTGCATGCTCATAAAACTAGGGccctttcgaaaccatggcttcggctttggattcggcttgaggctccgtCCTCTTGCCTGAAGCTTTGatcgcgtacgcaaagcacgggCATTGTCAAAAACAACCGAGGGGCCGAGCTATGCCTAAGGCGAATCTagagccaaagccgtggtttcgaaaagggccttgttaagtttgctgccaccttgcgttccgaagtcccccccccccccccattgatcAACATAATGAAGACTCACCGGCAAAGAACAAAGTGACAAACTCATCCACAAGGTCCTCCATTTCGATTTCTTCAGCTCCATTTTGATAAGTTTCTCTCAAGATGTGAGTGAAGATATCATCATGTAACTCCTCATTGTTTCGTAGTTTCTGTAGTTTACCTTCGATGCACCTCCTCCCCGTCTCCCTGAGGAAGTTGATGGCATCTCGAACCTCTTGATGACTCTTACGGGCAGCTGGTAACATATTGTACTTGgtaaggtaaacaaaaaaaacataaatgtaaaTGCATAACTATATACACAAAACAATTCCCAatttttataactttttaaGCAAGTCGCCGGACACACAAGGCctgtgtgggctacaatcaacttcTTGTCTAGGGGCCGTTGTCACCTACCCCGAGGGCTACAACAGGGTTACCTTTTAacccctttaaaataaaatgtaagtAACATCTACATTGTTTAGGGATTTTGGAAACGAACCTCTTAATTCATAATTATCAACAATCCAGATGAacttataaatgatttttttctagTCATACTTTATGGAAACTGATATATTGCCCACCTTCTCTAGCGGCGAGTACAAATTTTCGGACAAACCGTCCAAACTCCGTCCTACTGCTTTGTTGAACGGTGCATTCTCGTCTAAAGTCGAGTTCAGATCCATCCCAAAAGCCACCTGTTGgcaaatgttgaaataaatactATTATCATGTTAAGTCATAAGCTTTATGAGTTCAACCTTGAGAGATACGAGCTCACACCCTTTGTGAAGAAAGTTTGAGTATCATATTTACAAAAGCTGACAACAAAATTACGATACAAACGAACAATGCAATGACTCAGATACACAAGTAAATAACATCATGGCctgattaaacaaataaatggatTTCGAGTCTATTTTTGAACAGCTGAAGTGTGTAAGCTTCCTGGATGTTACAGGAAAGAAAATTCCAGAGCCGGGGATCGGCGGCTTAAAAGGCACGATCTCCGGTACGCGACTTAGTTTGGGGTGTGTAGACTAGTTGTGTCAAATGATGAGCGGGTGCCATAGAAAGaaatgttgaaagaaattaaatATTGAAGATATGAAGAGGCCATAGAGTTGACACAAAGGTAGACAATGACAAGAAGTTTGAAATTTACGTGGGCTCCAAATGGTAGCCAATGAAGGCGACGTATCAACGGTGCGCTCGGACGGTCACGAGCAACGAGACAAGTCAGTCTCTGGCAGCCCTGTTTTGTAGCCTTTGCAGGCGAGTTAGGTCACCTCCATTGGCACAATAAACACTGTATTTTCAACTATTACAATGTAAAACTAATTAACAAAGCATCATTAAGTTAACACCATCGtttttacataacaaaatatgCGATTCTTATTTTGAGTGTGTTACAAAATCTTACTTTGCCAATTACGTCGAGTGTTGTTCGGTCTAGTTCATCCAACATGGCGATCTCTGTCTTCCCATCAGCTTTATGGCTGAGTTTCTCAATAAGAAGATCTGCACTGGCATTAAACTGATCAACCAAAGTCACCAAATATCTGCAATTATTGTAATTTGATTCTCGTTATAGTCTACTGTAAGCTCATtacatcttcaagctgatgctcattgtctaCCAAGCTCTCCATCTACTGTATCTCATAACTACTTCATTTCTACGCTCCgatccatcaaggaatctttgatcaagttccatgcttctcctcatgaacccaagtctcgaaaCACCTTGGGTGAcatgtctttttcttcagccgcgccacgcatctggaactctccgtttaccacaaaattcaaatctcttctcgagacttatcttatgtcacaggttttcaaggactaatttagttGTGTCCGTTTCCCTTCgggtttggtgtttttttttaattttttttttactgcggCATATGGGAAGGGACTGGTGGCAAGTCTATACTTACTTTTGTTTGAACATTGGCGTGAACATAGCTCTTCTCTTCCCATGTTTAATTGGATCTCTTTGTGATATTAAACCACCACCAAGAAATCGAGCCCCGAATACTTCCTTGAATGCACTGTAAGTCCTTGAAGGTTTCCTATGTGGGCTGTCGAAAGAGAGAAGCTCCTAGTGAAAACAAAGGAACAAGAATTTGACTAAGCCCCTtgcatacgcctctcttaatacttatgcatgacgtcataattcttactcaaaatgaggctatgggcgcacttcccccatcacttgcagtggctgtgcccatcgcctcgttttgagtttagcatgacgtacctcatgcatacatattaagagaggcgtattggccaccatctttgatgaaacttgCACGCGTAAAAGgctgtcattggctgagagttgtgcgcagcgcgtacacgcgtgtaaattttccattgttttacatcaaagatggtggtcgaTGACGTAAAGTAATACCAtgtgggtcgatttcacaaagcaataaaactcatcgcaagacaaattttagGTATCACCattgtgatttgtattgtgacatcacacttttcttagcaactacgattgatttgcagttacgatcaatcttaaatgtttgtgaaatcggcccgtACTCTTGGCAGGAGCGTGTTTTGGCGACCATGACCAGAAACAAGTTtctgacgtcaaattcactgaCCGAAACAATTTCAGAGAGCTTCGCGAAAACAGTTCATGACGTAAGTACATCTCTTGAAAATGTATGTATAGCCGTCATTTTATTATCAAGGAATGGAACTTAGTCTTTGTAATTTTATCaacattatttaattgttatgctttaaagtatttcattttaaaagaattCCAGTACGTTTTCCGATAGTTTTTAGAGTCCGCCATCTTAAAACCAAGCCTAACCGAGCCAACAAGTCGGTTACGGTTTGGTCGGAACAGCGGTTCAACCGAACACGGGAAAACGCTCGACCAATGACcaaagctcaaacatgtttCTGGTTAGGGTCGCCAAAACGCGCTCCTGGTGTCGTTTAGCATTGTCATTGTCTTCGTCGTCATCGCTAACGCCGTCGTTGGTACCATGTCGCAACTTGGGCTAGTTCCGATTTACACCCTTTTCAGACAATCGCTCTCGAGTCGCGCCGAACTAAATTCTGACCTATTAACATGAAAAGATCGACGTCTAAAACAGACGGAGCTAagcagggcccaaattcatagagctgctaagcacaaaaatttgtttagcatgaaatttcttccttgataaaaacaagattacaaaccaaattttcacgtgattttcaggataagcaaacaacagctgaataccagtaacaagaaatatgaaacaaatgcaaattttgttggtaatcctgtttttatcaaggaataaatttcatgctaagcaaatttttgtgcttagcagctctatgaaattgggccctgaatcCCAACCTAAGAGTTTGGGTTTCGgtttacatgtttttatttataactaAGATTTTTTATGGTTGATGTTTTACCTTGACTCCATCAGGATGAAGTACCGTCACACTATGCAACCAAAAGATGAACATCACGTACACCGGCCCGCATTCATTCGCCCTAAAAATTAAATGATTTcaattgttgtttattaaagTCCCATAATATCTCCCAccactcttcagtctcctgaagatgactagagcaagctagtcgaaacgttgagacaaattaagaactcactccgcggtagggAAGTTTGTAGCGAGAAGTCACCCTCGATCAAATAAAGCTAAAAgatagtcccggccgattttctaccttccgccaagtttcagaactgagaggtctcccaaattccgaaaatctactctgcggatAGAATTTAGCGCCAAACAAGTtccctacctggcaagtaggtaTCCACACATGGTGTTAGTGCAACCCAAATTGATACcttgccatgcaatgcctcaaattcttCAATCCCATAATGATAAACTACAGATATATCAGAGTTGTAAATACaatattgattattattttattatactcACATGTCAAGAAGCACTTCCACAATGGGTTGATCACGTTTCTTGTATTCTTGGAATCTTACCGCATGTCCAACAAAAAACCTGAACCAAAAAATTccacaattaaaaaatattcatacaaagtgtacataaatgtatacgtgttatgcctctgaagaagctccggtttggatcgaaagctaaagGCCATCAATTTACATAAATAGTTGCTATCGGTGGAACAATTATTATTGTGCCGAAACGGTTatataaggcactggacactattggttatggGATGTATTTAAAGAAGCACGttgacttggatcggtcgagttggtcattaaaaagtgtttgtaactgcTCGTTATAAAATGCTGCGGTTAGaaagtttatttaaaagtagaatacgaaattgcgtggttttccttttactttacgaactaacacggttggccatttatgggagtccaaaatttgactctcgTATATACATGGttaaccgtgttagtcgacgaggtaaaggaaaaccacgcaatttcgagtgatacttgtgtggatcattgtatttcacttttaaatcatctttctaatcatatgcattttttaacaaacagttacaaacacttttcaaagaccaactcgaccgatccaaggcaacgtgttcctttaacggaCATTGTGTGTCTCGTCTCAGTCCCAATGCAGATTGCATTCCGTACCGATGGAAATGCATGTACATAACTATTTATTATTGATAAATATTgagctaaaatcagatgaacatTGATGAACAGATTGGGGAATGTTTCTGTTACTTACCCGTCCATCTTTGGTGATGGAATATGAGCAAATCTACGATGCTGATAATGAATATACATCACCGCCACAAGAAATAAACATCCAAGAAGTGAGACCAGTAACAGACAACTGTAAACCAGCAAACATGCAACAGGTGTATTGCAAAGCTCGGTCGCCATTTTGCTTTTACAGGGCCCAAGTGGTCACAACAGCAATGTTTTAGTTCTGCGAACTGTTCTTATATGCTCATGAATTGCACACGTTCTGATAGATGCAttcaatgcataaaatatgaTTAGATAAGAGTCAGTTCTGCGAACTTCAgcttctacatgtatttattggTAATAATTGAACACGTGGAGACTCGTTCGttgcacaaaatgacaaagcTGTTTTCAGTGTCAGTGTTCACCTGTCACGGGTTTGTCACGGGTTTAACCCGTCATTC
Proteins encoded in this window:
- the LOC117298510 gene encoding cholesterol 24-hydroxylase-like gives rise to the protein MATELCNTPVACLLVYSCLLLVSLLGCLFLVAVMYIHYQHRRFAHIPSPKMDGFFVGHAVRFQEYKKRDQPIVEVLLDMANECGPVYVMFIFWLHSVTVLHPDGVKELLSFDSPHRKPSRTYSAFKEVFGARFLGGGLISQRDPIKHGKRRAMFTPMFKQKYLVTLVDQFNASADLLIEKLSHKADGKTEIAMLDELDRTTLDVIGKVAFGMDLNSTLDENAPFNKAVGRSLDGLSENLYSPLEKYNMLPAARKSHQEVRDAINFLRETGRRCIEGKLQKLRNNEELHDDIFTHILRETYQNGAEEIEMEDLVDEFVTLFFAGQETTSNLLGFCLLELGNHPEVMHRVRTEVDAVMGDNDQLKSSDVGKLGYMMQVLKETLRLWSPVSGTLRELAHDIEVKGYKIPKGAVVGVTSHMAKMEEYFPDPMKFDPDRFMAGANIMEYTYFPFSSGTRSCIGKQFALIEARVLLARLLHKFTFDLVPGQGYGILDQVTLKPKGRCRNYLSLVE